In the genome of Calothrix sp. PCC 6303, the window TAACAGCTTTAGAAAATGTCATGTTACCGATGGTTTATGCAAGTATTCCTAATAATGAACGTAAAGAAAGAGCAACCGAAGCATTAATAAAAGTTGGTTTAGAAAAACGGATGCACAATAAACCCAGTCAACTATCAGGAGGGCAACAACAACGAGTTGCGATCGCACGTTCAATTGTGAACCGTCCCGTGGTACTCTTAGCCGATGAACCTACAGGTGCGTTAGATTCCCGTACAACCCAAGAAGTCTTGGATATTTTTACCGAACTCAATAGTAGTGGTATCACTGTAGTCATGGTGACGCATGAACCTGAAGTAGCACGTCAAACCAGACGTATTGTTTGGTTCCGAGACGGGGAAGTTATCCATTCAAACCTCACACCAGCAGATTTAAATCAAGTTGCCATGTCATAAATAAAGCTGACTTTTTCCGAAAATCTCCATTTGTCTCTGTATTTATACTTGGGCGAGTCATTTTGATAGTTCGTTTTTATCAACTATTTACTGGAGATTTTATGAGTTTAAGAACAAAAGCAACAGCAGGATTATTGGCTTTGGGAACGTTGATGACTGGAATCCTACCAGCAATCGCTCGTCCAGCGACTGTGACGACTACAAGCAATCTGCGAACGGATGCGTCTTTGAGGGCACCTGTAGAGCAAATTTTGCCACCCAGTAGTAATATCGAAGTTCTGAATATTCGGGTGGGAAACGATGGCAATTACTGGTATTATGTACAACCCAAGGTGAAAGGAATACTCAGTGGTTGGATACGTAGTGATTTAGTCAGCTTTAATCCCAGCAACAAGCGTTATGCTACCTTAGCGGGTAGTCGTGGCAGTAAAATTAATGTACGTGCGGCTGCCACCTTAAACAGTAAAGCTATACACTATGGACTTGTGGGTGATTTGGTAACTGTTGAAGATTCCTACAAAGCACCTGGACAGTTTCGCTGGTATCGTGTCAGATTTCCCAGTAATGCTAGTGGTTGGGTGCGAGGAGATTTGCTATCGATATGGCAACAAGGATGCATTATTACCTGTCCAGAGCATTAAAAAACAAGTAATAAGTAATGAGTCGTTAGGCAGAGGACTTAAATCCACAAAGAAGGTGGGATAATTATCTAATTTTCTACTGTGGAATAGGCATCCCTGCCTGTGTTTTTAAGATACCTCCAATAGTGGTTTGTCAATCTGTAGTTTGATGAAACTAATTCCAGTCACCAAACCAAAAGCCATTAAACCCAGAATATAACTAAAAAATTGATATTTACCTATTAATATATCACGCATTTGCCAGTGGACTAAAATCGCTAATCCTCCACCCAAAATATTGATAAATATCCATAAAAATGAATAATTTATGTGATTTTTTAATAGTAAAAATTGGCTAATTCCAACGACAATACCAGGAACAATCATAATTTTTTCACCATAATTATAATTTCCGATGGCGATTCCTAAAGCTCCTTCTATGGCAAATCCTAATGTAGTAAGTAATATCCAGTATTTAATTTTATAACCACATTGCCAAAATACCCATGACTGCATAATTCCAGTTACTAAGCCAGTAGTTAAACCAAAAACTACTCCCCCTAGAATAATCCCTGTAGAGACATTTCTAATTGCAGCACCAAGAAGGAAACTCACGCACCAACCAGCAATTAAACCAATGACACCACCCAGGGTTACACCTGTGATAGTTGCTAATATCCAGTTGATTAAAAACAGCAATTTAACTAACTTGGAATTTTGGCTTTTTGGCGGCTGAGATATTATTGTTTCAGCGTGAGGACTACTTATTTGTGATTTGGCAAAACTATCTAAACTATCAAGTACCACTTGGCAATTTTGCGGACGTTGAATGGGTGCATGTGCCATCATTGAATCTAGAAGGATTGGCAATTGTGATACTTTATTCATATTTGGGACAAAGCTTTGCCATTTTAATTTAGTTTCGTCTGATTGATACGCATCTGGATCTTTTGTGGCTTCTTTCCCAGTTAAGAGATAAGCAAAAGTCATTCCTAATGCGAATAAGTCGGATTGGGGAATAGGTGAGTTATTAAATTGTTCTGGAGGTATGTAGGGTGAGTATGCAATTCCATCTGAACTTTTAGTTCTATTTACAGCAATAATATCTACTAATGCTAAATTTCCATCATCTTTGAGTAAAATATTCTGTGGATTAATTCGTAAATGTAAAATACTTTGCTGATGTAATAGTTGGAGAATATTTACAGATTCCTTTAACCATTTTAAAACTAAATATTCATCAACTGGATGATAATCCTGTTTGTACATATATTCATCTAAGGTAATTCCTGAGATTTTATCTATAATCAAACAGTGAAGAGGGGAAGTACTATTTCTAGGTAAATAGGTAAAATAACTATCTGTCGTGATTTGGGTAATACCTGGATGATCTATTATTTGCAAAGCTGTAACTATTTTTTGTAATAGTTCAATTTCGCCTGAATCCGTGATTGAGAAAACCTGAAGAATTTTGTGAGGTTTGCTTTGAGAATCTGCTATTTCCTGCGCTTCGTAAGTCCGACTATAGCCATCTTGTGATATTTGATTCAATACTCGATATTTTCCAGCAATGAGCAATTCTGAACCACAATTCGAGCAAAAAGTATTATTATCAGAATTCTGTGGTTTGTGACATTTATTATTAATACAAAGGTTCATTTGAATTGGATAAAATGAATTGAATATAAAAAGAGAGATGTTAATTTCAAAATATTTCCATTATTTCAGATTTTGTTTACGTAATTTCCATATTTTAAGTTACGATTATTTTAATTTTTGCTGGTTGAGTATCTGATATGGCAAATGACATGAAACGCGACTTTGCTAACCGCGAAGAATTAATATCATACCTTCGTGAACAATTTCCCCAAGCTGCTGAACGAGATGATCATATCAGTGAAATAGTTGGGGGACGTAAAGCAGCGGAAAAAACTTTGCAAAAAGTTGACCCCTCAAAGTATGGTAAAACTCGTAATTTCTTTAGTGGTGCGGTGACACGACTTTCACCTTATCTGCGCTATGGGATTTTCAGTTTGCGGGAAGTTCGTGATTTTTCTTTAGCTAAAGTCAACAACCGTGATGATGTCACTAAGCTGATTAATGAATTTGGTTGGCGTGACTATTGGCAAAGGCTATATTTCAAGTTAGGCGATCGCATATGGGAAAATCAAGAGGATTTTAAAACTGGATACAGCATTGGTGAGTATGTAGCAGAATTACCTGAAGATATCAAAGAAGGTACTACAGGTATGGTTTGTATGGATAGCTTTAGTGGTGATTTACGTACAACTGGCTACCTACACAACCATGCACGCATGTGGATGGCTGCTTATATTGTCCATTGGCGGCGGATTCGCTGGCAAACGGGAGCAAAATGGTTTCTCGAACACCTTTTAGATGGTGATCCGGCAAGTAATAATATGTCATGGCAGTGGGTAGCCAGTACCTTTAGCCACAAACCGTATTTTTTTAATCGAGAAAATTTGGAAAAATACACGGAAGGTATTTATTGTCAAGTATGTCCTTTGCGGGGGAAATGCGTCTTGGAGGGAAGTTATGAAGAAATTCAAGCCAAGCTATTTCCTAAAGGAGAATTTAGTAAATCTGGTGGCAAATCACGCTAAGGCTTTTAACCCACAAATTTGATTTTTTTTAACTTGTGTCTACACCGTAGCTTGCGGGTGGGGGAAATTTTGTTCCCTCCCCGCAAGCCTACCTCTGGACTATACGCTTAGGCAATGACAATTCGGCATTTCTGTTTGTGGAGGTATCTTACTGGGCATCAGGACGCAATCTCTCTCTCCAGGAGGAACCTGAAGATTGTGAAGAACCAGAACTATTGGATTTGCCACTACCATTATTTGTGGAAGAACCAGAAGAACGACGGGAACGAGATTCGGAGGAGGAATTAGAGTCTACACGACGACGAGAACGAGATTCTGAGGAAGAACTATTAGAATTGGATTCTTCGCTACGGGAACGGCGACTTCTGCGTCTTGGTGTTTCTTGGGTTTCTTCGCTGTTGCGTCTGCGTCTTCTAGATGAACGTTGTTCTGTGTTGCTATCAGAACTCGTTTCCTGGCGGTTTCTTCTGCGTCTTGGTGTTTCCTCACCATTGCCGTTATCTTTATTGTCTCTATCGGGAATTGCCCTGTTGACAACTCGCCTTCCTCTAACGGGTTCGGCTTTGATGCTGGCTTTTCTCCCTTCTAGTTTAGGTCGTTCGGGGAATTTTTCCACAGGCATACCCTTGACAGCTTTTGCCATGAATTGATTCCAGGTGTATGCAGCAGATGCGCTACTGCCGTAGGTGGGATTATTGTTATCGTTTCCTAACCAAACCCCGGTGACGAGTTGGGGAATGTAGCCAATAAACCACAAATCACGAGCTTCATCAGTTGTACCAGTCTTTCCAGCCACAGCGCGATCGCTTAATTGCGCGGGACTCCCTGTACCGTTCTGAACGACGTTCCTTAGCATCCAAGTCATGATTTTGGCGCTATCTTCATCTAGGGCGCGTTCGGGGGTAAAGTTGGCTTTCCAAACTTCTTCCCCTTGACGATTGACGACACGGGTAATTCCATGAACTTCGTTATGGATGCCTTGGGTGGCAAAGCTACCGTAGGCGCTAGTTATTTCTAAAAGGTTGACTTCTGAAGAACCTAGTGCTAGGGAATAGGTTGGTTTTAATTCTGATTTTATCCCCATTTTTTTAGCTAGCTGAATAATTGGATCAAATCCAACTTTCAACAAAATTCTGACGGCAACAATATTAATGGATTTGGTGATTGCAGTTCGTAAATCCATACTCCCCCGATAGCCTTCATCGAAGTTTTTCGGTTCGTAACCATCAACTATCAGGGGGGAATCTAAAAATTCTTGGTAGGGACTCATCCCGGTGGCGATAGCTGTAGCATAGACAAATCCTTTGAAGGTGGAACCGGGTTGTCGTTTTGCTTGGGTGGCGCGGTTAAATTGGTTTTTACCAAAGTCTTTACCACCCACCATGACTTTAATTTCGCCGCTACGGGGATCTACGGCAACTAAAGCGGCTTGTTTAAAGTTTTCCCAGCGTCCTTGATTTCGTAAGGTTTTGGCAACGGCATTTTCTGCTAGTTCTTGCCAAGCTGGGTTGATGGTTGTTTCTACTGTTAATCCCCCAGCTTCAATTACTTCTTGGGACACGTAGTTGGGTAGTTCTTTTTGGATAAAACTAGTGAAATAGGGTGCCACAACTTGCATCCGCTTCGGTTGACTTGCTGTGACGGTGAGGGGTTCGCTGATGGCTTCTTGCTTTTGTTCTGGGGTAATTACTCCATCTTCTAACATCCGCTGTAGCACTAAGTTACGGCGTTGTTTGGCGGCTTCTGGGTTCCTGTCGGGGGCGTAAACGCTGGGGGCTGGGGCTAATCCGGCGATGGTTGCCATCTGTGCCAAGGTTAATTCTTTGGCGGGTTTGCTGAAGTATGTTTCGGCAGCATCGGCAACTCCGTAGGCACCAGAACCTAAGTACACTAAATTTAAGTACCGTTCGAGAATCTTATCTTTGCTGAGTTCTCGCTCCATTTTCTGAGCAAGTCTGACTTCCCGCACCTTCCTTAGAAGTGTCTTTTCTTGCTTCAAAAATAGAATCCGCGCCAACTGCTGGGTAATGGTACTACCCCCCTCGACGAGGTTTTGCGATCGCAAGTTGTTGACAACTGCCCTAACGATTCCCTGTCCATCCACTCCATCATGCTTCAAAAATCTCCGATCCTCGGAAGCAATAAAGGCTTGTTTCAGCTTTTCGGGAATTTCATCGACACTCAGTTGCTCTCTGGTGGCTGGACCAGATTGCTGTAAAATTGTCCCATCTGCGGCTTTGATTGTCAGGGTTTGTTCCCGTGCGACACTATTTAATTGGCTGGAACTGGGTAAAGTTTTATCGATAGAGCTAATTGTGGATGTGACACCAACAAATCCACCAGTTAAAATTGCACCTGCCCAAAACCAATAGCGACGATACAAAGGTTTGGGACTACCAGGAAGTTTACTCAGGATTGCTGAAGGTACCTTCCCCACTCGATTGAGTAATTGTTTGGCTTTCCCTTGGGGAGGTTTTTCATCTTCTAATTCATCGGGTGATGCCTCACCTTCGGGAGTTTCTGCTGATGTTTTAGCATCCGTCAATTTTGTTGATTTATCCTTGAACCAGGAGGTAAATTTTATCACTTAAACCCCTCGCGCTCCTGCTGTTGTGAATTAACGTTTGTCAAAAGGCTTTGTAATCGCCACAATGGGACTATGACAGTGATATATCTCATAAATAATTAGACAAATTTACTGTTAAATCCTGGTTTTGACAAGAATTTTACAAATCTTTTGAGTAAATATAAATACATGAAGCTGTTAGTTAAGTCAGGATATTGATGGAGCGGGGATCGTAAATTCATTCTGGTCTTCATAAAGTTTTGTTATCTTAACTAACCTCCAAAATTCCTGGATTAACTTTTGAGTCATCTAGGTAAAATAATTGTTTGTTATAGACATAAAATATTCTAAATGGACAAAGAAATCAATAAGAGCGCCATCGCATTGGGAAGCAATTTAGGTAATTCACTGGAGATTTTGGAAAGTGCGATCGCTTCTTTAGTCGAAATACCGGGAATTAGGTTGAATCGAAAATCCAGTTGGTATCGTACCAAAGCTATTGGTCCCCCGCAACCTGACTATATAAATGGCTGTGTCATTTTGGAGGTAGAGATGACACCGGAGTTGTTGTTAGCAACTTTATTAAAAATAGAAACCGATTTTGGCAGAGTTAGACAAGAACGCTGGGGGGCAAGAACCCTAGATTTGGATATCCTATTGTATGCAGATAGAATTATAGATTTACCAACGCTACAGATACCCCATCCGCGCATGTGCGATCGCGCTTTTGTTTTGGTACCATTAAATGAAATTGCACCAGACTGGATTGTACCAGTTTCCGGATTTGCAATTAAAGACGTGATTAAAGCAGTAGATTGTTCTGATGTATCCCTTTTAATGGGAAACTAAATAATACCAACAACAATGCAGAGTAGCCATCGAAGAAACATGTTTTTGGTGCTAACCTGTTTGTTTTACGACTCAAATAACCCAAATATGCCATTAGGTAGAGAATTACCACAGTTATTAAAGCAACGCCTATTCTATAAGGGGCGTAAGTTCGATTTTGAAGTTAATCGTTTGCGTTTACCCAACCGTGTGGAAGGTGATTGGGAATGTATTCGTCACCCCGGTGGTGCTTTGGTTATACCCGTAACTAATGAGGGTAAATTAGTACTTGTACGCCAGTATCGCTTTGCAGTCGGTGGGAGAGTTTTGGAGTTCCCGGCTGGTACTATTGAACCAATGGAGGAACCTTTGGAAACTGTGAAGCGGGAAATTCAGGAGGAAACTGGGTTTAGTGCCAATAAATGGCAAAAGTTAGGGGAGTTTATTCTGGCACCTGGTTATTCTGATGAGATTATCTATGCTTTTCTCGCACAGGATTTGACGAAGTTGGAAATGCCTCCGCAACAAGATGATGATGAGGATATTGAGGTGCTTTGTTGGACTCCCCAGGAGTTGGAAAAGGCTATTTTGGAGGGACAACCTGTGGATGCTAAGTCTATTTCGAGTTTTTTCTTGGCACGTCCATTTTTAGGGTTGTAGGATTTTTAGGGTGTGGGGTTTTTGCCTGCACCCTTTAAATAAAATATTTTTTAACGCAGAGTTCGCAGAGGGAAGCGCAGAGAAACGCAGAGAAAGACGGAGGAATACAGAGAAAGACAGAGGGTGATTATGGATTGCTGGTTTTCGATTTTATTCCCATTCTTGAATTCCACTATTGCTGCTGCGAAATATTGAGTTGAGTTGTTCTTTTCTAGTCTCGAAGTTGGCGGCAATTGAGATTAAGGCTATCCCTAGGAGTAAACCAACTACCCATTTTAAGAAGGGGTAACGTAAACTGAATATTATTAGTTGATAAATGCTGGTGCCAAGGAAGGTTACGGTGCCAATGTACAAAAATGCCCGCACTCTCAATGCTAATCCGGCAAAGATACCGATTAAACTAAATATTCCTGGTATCCATGCTGAGTCTTGATGCAGGATTAGGGCATATCCACAGATTAAACTAGTTCCTAGTATTCTTAAAAGATGACGGTTTTCTTTCATCTGCGGTTGCTGAAGTGAGGGATCTATTTGAGCTATATATAATATTGATAAGCTGACGGTTGTGATGTACCATAAGCCATCTGTTAAGTTGAAGTCTCTGAAGCTGTTCCACAATGCCCAGTTAATTAGGGCAATGCTAATATAGGTGAAACGTATTTGCTGGTTTGCTTTGGCTATGAATAGATAAAAACCTGCAACTAATATTAAGGTGATGGAGTTAACTTCTAACCAGGTAGTATATAAAATCAACAAGGGAATGACGTATGCAGCGTTTCTCCAAGGTGTTTTTGACCATCCAAATCTCTGCCATGGTAAAATGTAGAGAATAAAGGCTCCAATACAAGCAATCGCTGCATTCCAAGGTAGTAACTGTTGAGTAAATATTCTACCAATTGCTATATCTTTGAGTAGGTAACTTACTACTCCTGCTTCCATTAATCCTAGGTAAACCCAAGTTTCGTCTGCAATATTTTTTTCTGAATGTCGTGCTTGAAATATGGCATAACGTGCTAAAAATAAACCTGTTCCTAATCCCACAAACCGATTAATTCCAATTGGTGCGAAGATTCCTGATACAAGTAAGAAACTACTCAATATCCAGTGACAATGTGCGATAATTTCAACTTCTGCGGTGGAAAGACGCAGGTAGGAAGTTAACCAGGGAGATAGCAAACGGTAAGCATACATGATAAATGCACCCAATGCTGACATGGCAATGAGTCCATCTCCATAAGCACCCCCACTGCTTTGTAACATGTGGTAGATTAAAGTTTCGTAGGCAGAAACAGAAATACCGACGATTCCGAGGAAAAGTATGGGTTTTAGTTCCCTACCTCTGCGTCCAACGGTAATCATTATTAATGCTACACCTAAGCTGAGTACTCCTGTGTAGTTGGTGAAGATATCCAGCCGCAAGATGACGCTGAAGATGCCGTAAATTAGCGGTAAAACATGGAAACTTTTGGGAAGTCTCTGTAAGCGGTGTTTGCGAAGCCAAAATTCCCCAACTACTTGTGTGGCTATGGCGAGAATGATATTAGCGATCGCTATTTTAACTCCAGACCTGCCACTAAAGGCTAAGGCTTCGGCAACTAATAATTCTAAGCTTAACCCTATGGCATAAAATCCCCGATTGGTGGGATATTTCCAGGTGCGAAACACAATTGCTGCGAGGGTGATAACTATGGCGAGTAAATATAAAGTCTCGGCTTTGGCAATACCTTGGTAAACTAAGACTGAGTGAATTGTCAATAAAAATAGCTCACCGATGCAGAGTGCAACTGCCCATTTGTTTAAAGCCTCAATATATATAGAGTTTTCTTCTCTATCGCTTTCCCTAGATACCAAAAATTGCCGAGTTAACCACAAACCCAAAACCATCATCGCCCCAATTACATGCCAAGCTGAAATTGAGAGGTTAAGAAACTCCCAGCAGCAAGCAGCAATGAAAGTCAAAATAAAACCAACGGTGATGACGGCAAATTCCAACTCATCCACATAGTTAGTATTTACCAACATCAAAGCAGCAGCAGTACCCAACCCAATTAAACGCACTTTATCTAAGGGAAAGGTGAGAAATTGCAAAACTCCCAAGGAAATAAAACTGCTAACGTAATTCAGTCTTCTTTTATTTGCTTCACCACGACTGGCAATCACTGTTAAAGTAATGGGTGTCACCAACCAAGCTAAATTCCAATTATCTTGGATGGGATAAGTAGATATATAACTAGATATATTACTTGGTGCGAGGGAAGCACCTTGTGTTTGATATCCCCACAACAAATAAAAACTGATAGTAGCTAATCCAAAACCAATATACCAAGCACTTTGTCGCCAAAATCCTTCCCCCACAGAGTACAACCATTCCCCCACCATCAAAGTTAAGAGGATGATTCCCCAATATTCCACCTGTAAAGTGGGAAAAACCCAGTTGATAAAAGAAAGTAGTGTGATAACTGCGGTGGTATGAAGAAAGAAAATAAACGACTGTGAAACCTGAAAATTCCGACCTTTATAGACAGTCGCCAACGTAAAACATGATAAAAATAGATTAAGCGATCGCGTTGCCGGATTAACTATACTAATTGTGGCAAGAAGTATCCCAAATCCTAAGTTAGTTTTTTCGCTAAATTTTGCTAATTTGCTTTCCCCTTGGTGGTGTAGTGTTTCTCCCAGCAAAACCATCACCAGTAAGAAGGGAAATAAACCCAAACTTAAAAACACCCAATTTTGATTTTGGGAATAAGTCACTTGATTTAAAAATTGTAGGATTTGTCCCTGAATTGGTAATGGTACTAATCGCCAAATTAACCAATTAGCTTGTAATCCAACAACAAAAATACCCAAATAATCAATAACTAAACTATATAACTGTAAGCGACGCAAACCAAACCACAATCCCAAACCACTCACAGCTAAAGCTTGCGCTGGTTGCGTTGTGATAGTCACCAACCAACCTAATAATAATAAAAACCCACCAATTAATTCCCAAGGAGGAGAAAAATCTGAGTTCACACCCTCCTCTGTTAACTTCTCCTGCTTCATTGCCAACCAAGCAATCAACCAACCACAAATTCCAATCGCTAACCCTAACTTACTAACATCAACACCAACAACAAATATTCCCCGCGACAATAATAAGACTAATGCGTAGATAATTATTGATATCGGTAAATTAATTCCTAATCTGGGATTTTGACGACGACTACCGAGAACACTTTGGGAAACACTCAAAAAACTCGTCCCCACCATCGCCACATATATACTAATTAAAGGGAAACTTCCTAAACTCCAACCCCAATGAAGAAATGATAATCCCAGAATATTTGCAAGACGCAAATTTTTTTTTTCTGAATTAGCTGCAAATACCAGACTTCCAGAAATCAAAATAGTGACACCCGTCAAAATCACCGCAGCAAAAGCAATCACCACCCAATTTAAAGGATTTTGCCACAACCTAAACCCATCCATTGCCCAAAAATTTACAGGTACCAACAACAGAGTTACAGTTAGTAAAGCTTGCGTTGTTAACTCCAAATTTTGTTGTTTAACAGTCCAAAAACTAATTCCCCAAAAACTCAAAGTATAACCAAACAAAATCCCATACTGTCCCGCAACCGGGAATCTTTCCCATTGAGTTGCAGCAAGTACCCCTGAAGATACCACCACCAAAAACATTCCCAGAAATAGCAACCAACGCACACTCAATTCAGCCACCAAAGATTGCAGCATTCCCGCAACCACCGGAACTTTTTTGGAAACTGGAGGTATTTCTTCTACCTCTGGTACTTCTGCCGAGAAAAACGGGATTGTGAGTTCCCCAAAAGGATCAGATTCAACTTCTTCCTGAATTGGCAGCTTACAAGTCAGACTTCCCTCACATATTTTCCTAACTTGAGAATCTGATATCAAACCCAGAGATAAAAGTTTATCCAACCCTGTCAGTAATTCTGGATGTATTGCAGGTAATAGTACACTAATTTTACGTTGCTGCTCGAAATCCGATGACATAATCGCAACCTGAAAACAAGATAATCAAATCATGCTCGCCATTACAGTATCTGAAAGTGCCAGATGTGACACTTCTTAGAGATGTTTTGTAACACCTAATTCAGCAACACGGATTTTGAGGCATAATCAAAATACTAGCCAAAAACTTATCATGATTTCCCAAACCTTAGAGCAACCTATCCCACTTCCAGAACAGCGATTTTTGTTACCTGGCTATTATTCATGGTCAGAATTTGAGACAATTGATGCTGTTGTTGGTGATTGCCGTAGTCTACGGATTACTTACTTGGATGGGTGCATCGAACTTATGACAGTTGGTGAAAAGCATGAAATGCTCAAAAAGGTACTGGCAATTCTGCTAGAAACCTATTTATTTGCAACAGGCATAAATTTTACACCTATAGGGAGTGGTACCCGTCGTTCAAAGGAAAAAGACGTTTCATTTGAACCAGATGAATCCTATTATATTGGCGAAAAGAAAGAGCATCCTGATTTAGCCATTGAAGTTAATATTACCAGCGGCAGCATCGATAAACTCCAGAAGTATCAGCGTTTGCAGATTACTGAAGTTTGGTTTTGGGAAGATTGCACCTTAGCTTTGTATCGACTCCGTGATGAAGGCTATGTCAAAGTCGATTCTAGTGAATTGTTGCCAGATTTGAATATAAGTCTCTTGATAGATTGTATTTTAAAACCATCAGTCATTGAAGCCAGACAAGAGTTTCTTAAAGGTATTTAACAACGAGATTGCCAGATTTCTGATCTCAATTAATTTTAACCGTCATCAACACCATCCCCATTAGCCAATATTCCCTACAATAACTGTGAACAAGAGGTAAAAGGTGTTTCAAACACTTTTAGTTATCGTCATCGGTTTTTTACCATCCTTATTCTCACTGTGGATGATTCGCAAAGCACAGAGGAAAACACGTATGCGTATTCGTCAAGCTGCTAATAACTTTTCCCGAATGCGAAGACTTGGATACTTGCAAGCATCAACAAACGATACTGCCGATTCACCGGATAGATTTTACCTTGATGGTGTTGGCTACATGATTGGTGATATTAGTTGTCAGTATAATGCTCGTTCTGGTTATATTCGCTGTGCAATTAATCCTAGTGGTCCCTGTGACAGTTGTCACTTCTATGAAGAACGTAATATTACTTATAGCTAAAGGCACAGTTAGTTATGTATAACTAAACTTTAGGTGTTTGTATGACAATCTATTGGAAGTAAGAGTTTTACTAAAGTGATGAAGAATAATTTTAAAAGCACTCCAAGGTGAACTATACAAACTGCCCAAAGCAGAAACAATCAAAAATCTCAGTTATTGTGTTCTTATATGTTTTGAAGTTGAGTAGACCTAATTAGATCATTGTCTAAATTAATTTCATTTTTCTATAATCTGAAAAACTCCAATCAATAGATAATATTATATGTTTGCTACTATTAAAACTGTAGTCTAAACATAATCATAGGAATAGTTGATTTCATGAAATACTACAAATGGTTTTGGAGTGTTGGATTAGGAGGCAAGTTTGATGATTGGGGAACTAGTACTTATTTTTTAGAAATAGGCACCAATACCTATACAAATAGACAAATTGAAGTTTATGAAAATGGAAATGTTCTATTTTATGATCGCAATCATAGTTGGGATGAATATGGAAGATTAAGTGATAAACCCAATCACGAAAATATGGATGAATTTGAAATTACTCAGGATGAGTTTGAAACAGTTTGGCATACGATGGTGCCAATTAATTTTCAGAGAGATATTTGAATATATGAACTCTTAATGAGTGATGAATAGA includes:
- a CDS encoding ABC transporter ATP-binding protein, giving the protein MNQEQAINLNSSATVFNSATKEDVEASQVLNPSHLKPIIRLENIFKIYGIGETEVRALNDVNLIIEEGEYCAIMGPSGSGKSTAMNIIGCLDQPTSGHYYLDSLDVAQMEDKQLAHIRNKKLGFVFQQFHLLQQLTALENVMLPMVYASIPNNERKERATEALIKVGLEKRMHNKPSQLSGGQQQRVAIARSIVNRPVVLLADEPTGALDSRTTQEVLDIFTELNSSGITVVMVTHEPEVARQTRRIVWFRDGEVIHSNLTPADLNQVAMS
- a CDS encoding SH3 domain-containing protein, yielding MSLRTKATAGLLALGTLMTGILPAIARPATVTTTSNLRTDASLRAPVEQILPPSSNIEVLNIRVGNDGNYWYYVQPKVKGILSGWIRSDLVSFNPSNKRYATLAGSRGSKINVRAAATLNSKAIHYGLVGDLVTVEDSYKAPGQFRWYRVRFPSNASGWVRGDLLSIWQQGCIITCPEH
- a CDS encoding serine/threonine protein kinase, producing MNLCINNKCHKPQNSDNNTFCSNCGSELLIAGKYRVLNQISQDGYSRTYEAQEIADSQSKPHKILQVFSITDSGEIELLQKIVTALQIIDHPGITQITTDSYFTYLPRNSTSPLHCLIIDKISGITLDEYMYKQDYHPVDEYLVLKWLKESVNILQLLHQQSILHLRINPQNILLKDDGNLALVDIIAVNRTKSSDGIAYSPYIPPEQFNNSPIPQSDLFALGMTFAYLLTGKEATKDPDAYQSDETKLKWQSFVPNMNKVSQLPILLDSMMAHAPIQRPQNCQVVLDSLDSFAKSQISSPHAETIISQPPKSQNSKLVKLLFLINWILATITGVTLGGVIGLIAGWCVSFLLGAAIRNVSTGIILGGVVFGLTTGLVTGIMQSWVFWQCGYKIKYWILLTTLGFAIEGALGIAIGNYNYGEKIMIVPGIVVGISQFLLLKNHINYSFLWIFINILGGGLAILVHWQMRDILIGKYQFFSYILGLMAFGLVTGISFIKLQIDKPLLEVS
- a CDS encoding FAD-binding domain-containing protein, translating into MANDMKRDFANREELISYLREQFPQAAERDDHISEIVGGRKAAEKTLQKVDPSKYGKTRNFFSGAVTRLSPYLRYGIFSLREVRDFSLAKVNNRDDVTKLINEFGWRDYWQRLYFKLGDRIWENQEDFKTGYSIGEYVAELPEDIKEGTTGMVCMDSFSGDLRTTGYLHNHARMWMAAYIVHWRRIRWQTGAKWFLEHLLDGDPASNNMSWQWVASTFSHKPYFFNRENLEKYTEGIYCQVCPLRGKCVLEGSYEEIQAKLFPKGEFSKSGGKSR
- a CDS encoding transglycosylase domain-containing protein, with amino-acid sequence MIKFTSWFKDKSTKLTDAKTSAETPEGEASPDELEDEKPPQGKAKQLLNRVGKVPSAILSKLPGSPKPLYRRYWFWAGAILTGGFVGVTSTISSIDKTLPSSSQLNSVAREQTLTIKAADGTILQQSGPATREQLSVDEIPEKLKQAFIASEDRRFLKHDGVDGQGIVRAVVNNLRSQNLVEGGSTITQQLARILFLKQEKTLLRKVREVRLAQKMERELSKDKILERYLNLVYLGSGAYGVADAAETYFSKPAKELTLAQMATIAGLAPAPSVYAPDRNPEAAKQRRNLVLQRMLEDGVITPEQKQEAISEPLTVTASQPKRMQVVAPYFTSFIQKELPNYVSQEVIEAGGLTVETTINPAWQELAENAVAKTLRNQGRWENFKQAALVAVDPRSGEIKVMVGGKDFGKNQFNRATQAKRQPGSTFKGFVYATAIATGMSPYQEFLDSPLIVDGYEPKNFDEGYRGSMDLRTAITKSINIVAVRILLKVGFDPIIQLAKKMGIKSELKPTYSLALGSSEVNLLEITSAYGSFATQGIHNEVHGITRVVNRQGEEVWKANFTPERALDEDSAKIMTWMLRNVVQNGTGSPAQLSDRAVAGKTGTTDEARDLWFIGYIPQLVTGVWLGNDNNNPTYGSSASAAYTWNQFMAKAVKGMPVEKFPERPKLEGRKASIKAEPVRGRRVVNRAIPDRDNKDNGNGEETPRRRRNRQETSSDSNTEQRSSRRRRRNSEETQETPRRRSRRSRSEESNSNSSSSESRSRRRVDSNSSSESRSRRSSGSSTNNGSGKSNSSGSSQSSGSSWRERLRPDAQ
- the folK gene encoding 2-amino-4-hydroxy-6-hydroxymethyldihydropteridine diphosphokinase — translated: MDKEINKSAIALGSNLGNSLEILESAIASLVEIPGIRLNRKSSWYRTKAIGPPQPDYINGCVILEVEMTPELLLATLLKIETDFGRVRQERWGARTLDLDILLYADRIIDLPTLQIPHPRMCDRAFVLVPLNEIAPDWIVPVSGFAIKDVIKAVDCSDVSLLMGN